A DNA window from Engystomops pustulosus chromosome 10, aEngPut4.maternal, whole genome shotgun sequence contains the following coding sequences:
- the RPS11 gene encoding small ribosomal subunit protein uS17: MADIQTERAYQKQPTIFQNKKRVLLADASKDKLPRYYKNVGLGFKTPREAIDGTYIDKKCPFTGNVHIRGRILSGVVTKMKMQRTIVIRRDYLHYIRKYNRFEKRHKNMSVHLSPCFRDVQIGDIVTVGECRPLSKTVRFNVLKVTKAAGTKKQFQKF; this comes from the exons ATGGCGGATATCCAG ACTGAGAGGGCTTATCAGAAGCAGCCAACTATCTTCCAGAACAAGAAGCGTGTTCTTCTTGCAGATGCTTCTAAGGATAAGCTACCCCGCTATTACAAGAACGTCGGTCTAGGATTCAAGACCCCCAGAGAG GCTATTGATGGCACATACATTGACAAGAAGTGTCCCTTTACTGGAAATGTCCACATTCGTGGTCGCATCCTTTCAG GTGTCGTCACCAAGATGAAGATGCAGCGCACAATTGTCATCCGCCGGGACTACTTGCACTACATCCGCAAGTACAACCGTTTTGAGAAACGTCACAAGAACATGTCTGTGCATCTGTCCCCTTGTTTCAG GGACGTCCAGATCGGAGATATTGTCACCGTTGGAGAGTGTCGTCCCCTCAGCAAAACTGTTCGCTTCAATGTCCTGAAAGTAACAAAAGCAGCTGGAACCAAGAAACAATTCCAGAAGTTTTAA